The Chryseobacterium sp. G0186 genome includes the window GCAAGTAAAAAAAATTGCGCCTTTGCGTTTTCCAACAAAAATATGATAACAGAAATTCTAATTTTAAAGTGCATTCTATTTACAATTACATTAAAAATATTTAATAGCTTAGAGCCTCAAATAAATACCATGAAATCCTTTTTTTCGATTCTTTTTTTCCTATTTTTCATTTCATTCAATGCTCAGAATATTTACTCCAAGGCTTATGGAAACATTCAGAATCCTGTAGTTATTTTTATTCATGGTGGTCCCAGTGGAAATGCTACTCTATTTGAGGGAACTACAGCGCAACAATTGGCTGACAAAGGCTTTTATGTCATTGTCTATGACAGACGTGGAGAAGGGCGATCCAAGGATGAAAATGCTACAATGACCTTTAATGAAAGTTTTGAGGATCTCAAACAGCTTTACAATACCTATCATATCAAAAAGGCTCATATTCTTGCACATAGTTTTGGAGGAATCATTGGAACCCTTTTTACCAGCCGATTTCCTGAAAAAGTAAAGTCACTTACCCTTGCAGGAGCCTTATTTACCCAACAGGAAACCTATGATCATATTCTGAAACAAGCTAAAGAACATTTCAGAAATGATCAGGTTCAGTTAAAAGAAATATCTGATATAGAAAGCTTGGATAAAAACTCTGCTGCCTACCGAAAAAGATGCTACGAAACAGCCGGCAAGCTCAATTTCTTTGACATGCCAAATCCTACTCCTGAAAGTGAAACTTTAAGAAAGGAATATAAAGCAGGTGAATTTTATAAAAATAATATCAGAAACGTCAATTCTCCCATCAGATTCTATCAGAATGAACGATTGAACAATCTTGATAATACCTCTGTTTTAAAGGAAATCAAAAGAAAAGGCATTCCCCTTTTTGCAGTCTATGGAAAAAATGACGGGATATTCTCCGACAAACAACTGAATGATCTTCAAAATATGGTGGGAAAGGATAACTTTAAGCTTATTGATAACTGTTCCCATTACTTATTTGTAGATCAGCAGGATGAATTTCTACAATTTATTGAGCAGAAATTAAAATAAAGTGTAGTTTTGTAACAATGACCAATACCAAGATCCATATGAAGACCTATAAAGCCATCATAACGATGCTTATACTGGTATTTTCATTATCTCCATGTTCTGTTAAAAGGAACGTTCTTGATCTGTTTGACATTCAATACATCAGCGGTTTAAATAAGGTGAAGACAACTTCCAGCACCTCCTTAAACTGCGATATTTCTTCTACCTCCTCTACAATTTCCATTTCAAAAACGGAAGCTAAGGCTAAGCATAAAGGGTTTTTCTTAAACACTAAGGCTACTTCAAAAAATAAAGAGGAAGAAAAAATTTCCTTCAATGATTATTCAGGGCATACTACAGGAAACAGCCCACCGAAATATATTTTATTTAAAAGACTGAAATTGAATCTGGTTTAAACTTTTTTAATCCATTAAAATCAGTTTTTTACAATACAATATTAATTTCAATGAAACATACTACAAACAGCCAGTCTTCTGACCTGGCCGGACTCTATACTTTATCCCTCCGTATGGTTATCGGATGGACCTACTTCTCAGCTTTTTGGCGCAGACTTATCCTTGAAAACAAGCTTATTCCTGATGAAAAGGGATATATTGGAGAGAAATTCAATCATTTTTTACCGAATGCTCTAGGGATTAAACCAATCATAGAATATTTGGTTACCCATCCGGATGCCCTGCAAAGATCTATGATGATCTTTACCATTATTGAGGCCATTGTAGGATTATTTATAATTCTTGGTCTATTTACCCGATTGATGAGCATTGGAATCTTCAGTCTTGCCCTGGGAATTTTATTAGGTTCGGGATGGCTGGGAACAACCTGTCTTGATGAATGGCAAATCGGAGTGCTGGGAGTTGCCGGAGGATTTGTACTATTTCTTACGGGAAGTGGTCCCTACTCTTTGGATCATTACTTTATGAAGACTCATCAGAATTTTACACAAAGAAAATGGTTCCAGTGGCTGGGTTCAGGAAATTTACCTGTTTCAAAACCAAAAACTCTTGTATTGGCAGGTTCTCTAATCATTTTTGGACTTACCCTTTACACCAACCAATATTTTCATGGTGGTGTTTGGGGAACCTTGCACAATAAGTCTGTAAAACCAAAGATTGAAATCTCCAATATTTCCCATAATAATTCGGATTTACAATTTGAGGTTTATAGAACTGAAGGTGCAGATGTCTATGGTTCTTTCCTGATTGGAATCCATATTTTGGATAAGAAAGGAAATATTTTAAAACAACTGGATCATAAGGAGCTTTCAAAATTGTCTAAGGAAAGCATTAAAAATCACTATGTCGCCAAGGTAAAACCTGGAAAGCACAGCCTTATCATTCCATTGGGAGCCAAGGCAGACGTCAGCATCAGCATTCATGATATTCTTCAAAAGGAAGAGATTCATGCTTTGAAACTGATTGACATCAGTGGTATTGAATGGATAGGAAACATCCCATAATATTTGTTGGAAAACGCAGAGGCGCAATTTTTATTACTTGCTGTATGTTGTAAGGCGCAAGGATTTTATCTTCGATACAATTTAAAGTCACAGATATTTTTATAGTTTCCAATGATTGCACAGAGCTTACAAAAATTCTGCGTAATCTGTTCAATCTGCAAGAAAATCTCATAAGCCGCTTTACTGACAATCTCTGATTTTCTTGTGTCTTAAAAATAGTACGTTATTAAAATATTGTGTCTTTGCAATTTCCAAGAAAGATGATGAAGATTTTTGGTGTTTTTAGGTTTTGGCTAAAGCCAGATGGATGGGATATGTATTATAAAAAGCGGACTAAAGTCCGCTCCTATTGATGTTTAATAAATGTAATCTTTAATCTTTAATCTTTAATCTTTAATCTTTAATCTTTAATCTTTAATCTTTAATCTTTAATCTTTAATCTTTAATCTTTAATCTTTAATCTTTAATCTTTAATCTTTAATCTTTTAAATATAAAAAAACTACTTCTCCGTCACGTTCACCTTATAAATACATGAACTATCCGGATTGAGCTTCAAGATTTTTATTTCAAGTAAAACATCCAGTCCCATAGTATCGCATATTCCCTGTACAAAGGGTTTTATAACCGGCCACTTCAACAGTCCTGCGATCTGAAGACTTTGTGTGATTTTGTGGTAACGGTCAACTCCTTTGATCAGTATTTCAACTCTGTGGTCATTTAATTCTTTAAATTCAAAATTATATTCGGGACTGGATGTAAAAATTGCTCCTATAAGTATTTTTGCGACTGCTGGAATTCCCGGCTGTAAATTCTGTTTTGTTTCCATGTTTTTCAGGGTCATTCTTGATCCCAGGTCATACATGAAAGTACTGGAAAGTTGTTCAATGGCTTCGGCACCATAAAGTTTACCTGCCTGCTTCAGCAAGCCTCCATAAAAAGACCCTGTAATATCAGAAAGACGTTGAGTGAGTTCCGTAAAGGTTCCTGGAAAAAGTTCTGAAATAATCTGATCCTTATCCATTTCCGGAAGATATACATCATGTTCTCTGAAATCGGATAATGCCATAAAGGTTTTCGGCAGTTCTATTTGATTCATGTTTACGTTTTATATTTTTTGGTTAATAGTTGATACAAAATGTTTTACATTATAAAATACTATATAGTTTTAAGAAAGTTCAGTAATTAAAATAGCTATCATAAAATCCTGGTAATGGAAAGAATATTATTCTACAATTTCCTTATAGAGAATGAAAAGCAGGACAGATCAGCTTTTACCTTAGCATAAAAACAGACATCATCAAGCGTAGAAAGCGTATCGTATAAACCGTATTCATTTACCGATAAGGGGGTAAGCTCCGGTCTCTACCTTTTGAAAAGGTATTATAGGGGTGAGGGAATCTATTCATATTTTTTCATTTGGTACTGTAAAGCTAAAAAAAATAAATAAATTCTCCAATAAGTGATATTATTTTTATAAAAAGGATAGGAAAGAAATTTATATGATTTAAAAACAAAAAACCTTCAGAAAATTCTGAAGGTTTTTATTTAAAATTTAGTGCATGGCTTCACTCAAGTCTATTTTTTCTTTACTTTTCCTTTCTTTTATAAATAAGATAAACGGAATACAAATTAAGAATGCAATTCCTAAATAAAGAAAAACGTCCATGTAGGATAGTACTGTTGCCTGCTTGGTAACTGTAAGATCCATCATTTTATAGGCGGCATTCATGGCAGCATCGGGAGTCATTCCTTTTGCTACAAAACTTGCCTTTAATCCATTTAATCTCTGCTGGACATCAAAGTCATTAGAATCCAAATGGG containing:
- a CDS encoding TQO small subunit DoxD, with the protein product MKHTTNSQSSDLAGLYTLSLRMVIGWTYFSAFWRRLILENKLIPDEKGYIGEKFNHFLPNALGIKPIIEYLVTHPDALQRSMMIFTIIEAIVGLFIILGLFTRLMSIGIFSLALGILLGSGWLGTTCLDEWQIGVLGVAGGFVLFLTGSGPYSLDHYFMKTHQNFTQRKWFQWLGSGNLPVSKPKTLVLAGSLIIFGLTLYTNQYFHGGVWGTLHNKSVKPKIEISNISHNNSDLQFEVYRTEGADVYGSFLIGIHILDKKGNILKQLDHKELSKLSKESIKNHYVAKVKPGKHSLIIPLGAKADVSISIHDILQKEEIHALKLIDISGIEWIGNIP
- a CDS encoding alpha/beta hydrolase → MKSFFSILFFLFFISFNAQNIYSKAYGNIQNPVVIFIHGGPSGNATLFEGTTAQQLADKGFYVIVYDRRGEGRSKDENATMTFNESFEDLKQLYNTYHIKKAHILAHSFGGIIGTLFTSRFPEKVKSLTLAGALFTQQETYDHILKQAKEHFRNDQVQLKEISDIESLDKNSAAYRKRCYETAGKLNFFDMPNPTPESETLRKEYKAGEFYKNNIRNVNSPIRFYQNERLNNLDNTSVLKEIKRKGIPLFAVYGKNDGIFSDKQLNDLQNMVGKDNFKLIDNCSHYLFVDQQDEFLQFIEQKLK